In the genome of Isoalcanivorax indicus, the window TGTCCCTGGTGCGTATCTGGCAGGGTGGCATGTCGTTCCATGGCGGCATGATCGGTGTGTTGCTGGCGTTCGGGCTCTTTGCCCATCGCAGCGGCAAACGCTATTTCGAGGTGGCGGATTTCAGCGTGCCGGTGATCCCCCTGGGGCTGGCAGCGGGCCGTATCGGCAACTTCATCAATGGCGAGTTGTGGGGGCGAGCCAGCGACCTGCCCTGGGCGATGGTGTTCCCCAATGACCCGTTGCAGATTACCCGCCACCCCTCGCAGCTGTATCAGGCCATGCTGGAAGGGCTGCTGCTGTTTGCGGTGCTCTGGCTCTACTCGTCGCGGCCCAGGCCCATGGTGGCGGTAACCGGGTTGTTCGGCGCCGGCTATGGCGTTTGCCGGATCCTCGCCGAGTTCTTCCGTGAGCCGGATGCCCATATCGGCTTCATCGCCTTCGACTGGCTGACCATGGGTCAACTGCTGAGCGTGCCGATGGTTATCGCGGGTGTGGCCATGATGATCTGGGCTTACCGCCACCCGACCTGGCCGCAACCGGCCACCGCCCCC includes:
- the lgt gene encoding prolipoprotein diacylglyceryl transferase, which produces MQYPQIDPVAISLGPLQVHWYGLTYLFGFIAAWWLCTLRARRTDNNWTAQQVSDLVFYGAVGVILGGRLGYTLFYNFSGFLADPLSLVRIWQGGMSFHGGMIGVLLAFGLFAHRSGKRYFEVADFSVPVIPLGLAAGRIGNFINGELWGRASDLPWAMVFPNDPLQITRHPSQLYQAMLEGLLLFAVLWLYSSRPRPMVAVTGLFGAGYGVCRILAEFFREPDAHIGFIAFDWLTMGQLLSVPMVIAGVAMMIWAYRHPTWPQPATAPAAPAPDKRRKKKGAARK